A window of Streptomyces broussonetiae genomic DNA:
GCCTTGAGGCTGCAACGGGCGCGGTCGAGAGTGCTCACGGGATGAACAGTACGGGGGCTTTCCGCCGACCTGTACGGGCCAATGCGCACTCGGCCGCCCGGCGGACCGTCAACTGTCAATCCCCGTTGGCCGATTGGGCGCCGTCGGCAGCACCGGTGACCCGGTCGCCACGGTTCACCGTGGCCCAGAGCGGCGCCGATGCCTCCGCCCTGACCGTGACCGCGAGCAGGACGAGCGGGAGCAGCGTGGCCGGCACCGGGGACGTCCAGGTCACCGGCACGGGAGGCAGCCGCGGCAGCGCGGGTGACCGCGCACGCCCGGGGCTGCGCCGACCTCACGCCCAAGGTGACCGGTCTCGGCGGCAGGACAGCCACGACCGCCCTGCACTACGCGGTCTCCTCGGCCGTCCAGCACTCCGCCGACGCCCGGTGTCCGACCGGCGCCGCGGGCGCCTCCGCCACGGTGGACGTCGGCGGCGGCCACGTCGTGGTCGGCGACGACGAGGACGGACCCTGCGCCTGTACGACGGCTCGGCCCCGGGCGCGCCGGTGAGGACCTGGGACCTGGACAGCGCGCTGGACGCCGACAAGGGGTCACCCTGAACCGACCCCGAGCCGACCCTGAGTACTCCCCGGTCCGAGCCGGGCCGGAAGGCCGTCTCAGCCCGGGATCAGACCGTCGTCGCTGAGCATCTCCCGGACCTCCTCCAGCGAGGCGTCCGGCGTCGGAAGGATCAGCTCCGAGGGCTCCAGAGCGTCGTCCGGCAGCGCAGTGCCGAGCCGGCGGACGGAGTCGAGGAGGGCGCCGAGCGTGCGGCGGAAGCCCGCCTCGTCGCCGCCTTCCATCTCCGCCAGCAGCTCGTCGTCGAGCTTGTTCAGCTCGGCGAAGTGGGAGTCGGCCAGGTTCCACTGGCCCTCCCCCATGATCCGTACGATCACGTCGGTCTCCTCGGATCGGGCCCCGGCGCCGGACTACTGCTTGTCGAAGCGGGGGGTGTCCTGCGGCTGCTGCTGGGACTGCGCCTGGCCGGTGCCGCCCTCGATGGCCTGCTGCGGAGAGCCTCCGGCCAGCTCGGCCTTCATGCGCTGCAGCTCCAGCTCCACATCCGTACCACCGGAGAGGCGGTCCAGCTCGGCGGCGATGTCGTCCTTGGCCGTGCCGGTCGGGTCGTCCAGGGCACCGGAGGCGAGCAGCTCGTCGATGGCGCCGGCGCGGGCCTGGAGCTGCTGCGTCTTGTCCTCGGCGCGCTGGATGGCGAGGCCGACGTCGCCCATCTCCTCGGAGATGCCGGTGAAGGCCTCGCCGATACGGGTCTGGGCCTGGGCGGCGGTGTAGGTGGCCTTGATGGTCTCCTTCTTCGTACGGAAGGCGTCGACCTTGGCCTGCAGACGCTGGGCCGCGAGGGTGAGCTTCTCCTCCTCGCCCTGGAGGGTCGCGTGCTGCGTCTCGAGGTCCGTCACCTGCTGCTGGAGGGCGGCGCGCCGGGACAGCGCCTCGCGGGCCAGGTCCTCGCGGCCGAGCGCGAGCGCCTTGCGGCCCTGGTCCTCCAGCTTGGTGGACTGCTGCTGCAACTGGTTGAGCTGCAGTTCCAGGCGCTTGCGGCTGGTCGCCACGTCGGCGACCCCGCGGCGCACCTTCTGCAGCAGCTCCAGCTGCTTCTGGTACGAGTAATCGAGGGTCTCGCGCGGGTCCTCGGCCCGGTCAAGGGCCTTGTTCGCCTTCGCGCGGAAGATCATCCCCATACGCTTCATGACACCGCTCATGGGCTTCGCGCGCCCCCTTCTGACGGACTCCAGCTCACAGATCCTGCGACAGGACCCACAGTACGGGCCCTGACTCCATTACCGCACTGTTCGGGGAGCGATGCGCTCATCCCCAAGAACGACTGCGGACCGTATCGCTCCGGCGCAAGGAGTAGGTGACCCCCTGCCGGAACGCCCCCTCTGTCCCCTTACGACGACCGGTGTTGCCGGATCGTTCCCCGCCCGACCGGGGTCCATGCCCGCCCGTGGCCCGGCACCGCCCTTATTTTGGGGGACCTGCGGCCCCACACCTTTTGATTAGCGCTTACCCTTGGTTTTTGTGTTCCGTAGCCGTGCCAAGGAAGAGAAGGCCCCCACCGACAAGGTGCCGGCAGCCGACTCCAAGCAGCCCCGTGACCCGCAGGCCCCCAAGGGCAGGCCCACGCCCAAGCGCAGTGAGGCCCAGTCCCAGCGCCGCAGCGTCGCCAACACGCCGACGACCCGCAAGGACGCCGCCAAGCGCCAGCGCGAGGACCGGCGCCAGGCGCTGGACCGCCAGCGCCAGGCCCTGGCCACCGGTGACGAGCGCTATCTGCCCGCCCGGGACAAGGGCCCGGTGCGCCGGTTCGCCCGCGACTGGGTGGACTCGCGGTTCAACGTGGCGGAGTTCTTCCTGCCGCTGGCCGTGGTGATCCTCGTGCTGAGCGTGGTGCGGGTGGGCGCGATCCAGAGCATCGCGCTGCTGCTGTGGCTGGTCGTGATCGTGCTGATCGTGCTGGACGCGGCCTTCAGCGGCTTCCGGCTCAAGAAGCGCCTCGCGCAGCGGTTCCCCGACCAGAACACCCGTGGCGCGGTTGCCTACGCGCTGATGCGTTCCCTCCAGATGCGCCGGCTCCGGCTGCCGAAGCCGCAGGTCAAGCGCGGAGAGCGACCCTGAGCGCAGACGCTTCCCCCAAGGACGCGGCCGACGCCTGGCTGCGCAGGCGGGGCGGGCTGCGTGATGTCGTACGGCAGGAGCTGGTGGCCCGGCAGCTGGACGAGCAGATCGCCGCGCGGTTCCCGGTCGGGCGGCGGCTGCGGGTGCTCGACGTCGGCATGGGCCAGGGGACACAGGCACTGCGGCTGGCCCGGCTCGGCCATCAGGTGACCGGTGTCGAGCAGGACGCGGAGCTGGTCGACGCCGCGCGCGAGGCGCTGGCCGAGCAGCCGGAGGGGATCCGCGAGCGGGTCCGGCTGGTGCAGGGCGACGGGCGGGACACCGGTGTGCACTTCCTTCCGGGCAGCTTCGACGTGGTTCTGTGCCACGGTGTGCTGATGTACGTCGAGGAGCCCGATGCGCTGGTGGCGGGCCTGGCCCGGATGCTGGCCCCCGGCGGCCTGCTCTCCCTGCTGGTCCGCAACGGCGACGCGCTCGCCATGCGCCCGGGACTGTCCGGTGACTGGGCCGGCGCGCTGGCCGCGTTCGAGACCACCGCCTGCCTCCCCCATGCCCGAATGGACTCGAACGGGGGGACCCCCGCCCGGCTCGGCCCGGACGTGCGGGCCGACCGGCTGGCCGCCCTGACCGCGATGCTCGCCGGCCTCGGGGCCCCACTGCACGCCTGGTACGGCGTGCAGGTCTTCACCGACACGGCCGCGGACGACGCGCCGGTCCCGCCCGATCTGGAGACGCTCCTCGCGGCCGAGGAGCGGGCCGGGCGCACGGACCCCTACCGCACGGTGGCGGCGCTGCTGCACCTGTGCGGGGTGCGGGGCTGAGCCCGCTGCCCGCGGCGCACGGGACCCGGCCCCCGTTCGGCGGAACACCACGGGCCGGGTGATCACCGGCCCGTGAGACTCGGGGCATGGACGCTTTCCGTACCCGTGCCCTCCGTACGGCCGTGCCCGTCGCCGCGCTGGTGTGCTGCGCGGTCCTCGCCGTCGGCTGCTCGCCGACCGCCGCTCCCCGGGCTCAGGACACCACGACGACCGCTCGGGCGGCCGTGCCGATGGCGGCGGCCGATCTGCAGAACCAGTACCAGAAGGTGATCAGGGAGGTCCTGCCGTCGGTCGTGCAGATCCAGGCGCGTCGTGACCTGGGCTCGGGGGTGGTGTACGACAACAACGGGCACATCGTCACCAACGCGCACGTGGTGGGGACCGAGAAGACCTTCAAGGTGACCACGGCCAACAATGAGGAGCCGCTCACCGCGAGCCTGGTGTACTCCTACCCGGGGCAGGACCTGGCCGTGATCAAGCTGAACAAGGTGCCGTCCGGGCTGAGGGCGGCGACGTTCGGCGACTCCGAGAAGGTGGACGTCGGCCAGATCGTGCTGGCCATGGGCTCGCCGCTCGGGCTGTCGTCCAGCGTGACGCAGGGCATCGTCTCGGCGGTCGGACGGACCGTCAGCGAGATCCAGGGCAACGGGGGTACGGGCGCGACGATCGCGAACATGGTGCAGACCTCGGCCGCCATCAACCCCGGCAACAGCGGCGGCGCCCTGGTCAATCTGGACGGGCACGTCATCGGCATTCCGACGCTCGCCGCCGCCGACCCCGACCTCGGGGGCAGTGCGGCGCCCGGTATCGGCTTCGCCATTCCGGCGTCGATGGTGAAGACGATCGCCGACCAGATCGTGCGCAACGGCAGGGTCGTCGACTCGGGGCGGGCGGCGCTCGACATCACCGGGCGGACGGTCGTGAACGAGAGCTACCAGCCGGCCGGGGTGGCGGTGGTCAGCGTCAAGAGGGGCGGCGCGGCGGCCCGGGCGGGCCTCCGGCAGGGCGACATCATCACGAAGTTGGGCGATGACCCCATCACCACGATCACCTCCCTCGCGGAGTCGCTGGCGGCGGACCGGCCGGGCCAGAAGACGTCGGTGACGTACCAGCGGGACAGCACCACGAAGAAGGTGCAGGTGAAGCTGGGCGAGCAGTGAGGAGGGGTACGGCCGCTCGGGCCGCACCCCCGGGGCGGCCAGGCCCTGTCGTCGACAGGACCTAGGCCGCGTCGGCGTGCAGGCTCATCGGCCCGTAGATCTCGGCGCCCTCCTCGAACAGCCGCACCTGGTCCGCGCCGCCCTCCAGCAGGTCCTTCCAGTTCTCGCCGATCCAGGACTCGGCATCCCCCTGCGTGGTGAACTCCTCGGGCTGCACGGCGGGCTGGACCTCCGTCCCGTCGGCCGTCTCGAACCGCCACGTCCATGCCGTCATGTGGGCCTCCTTCGATCCAACACCTGCTGGCAGACTAGCCGGAAGCGCAAGACCTGATCAGACGGGCGAAAATCGATTCCGTGGAAGTGACTCTGCTCGGTACCGGCGTCCCGGCCGGCCTGCCTCGCCCCGACTGCCCCTGTGCCGCCTGCGCGAACGCGCTCGGCCCGGACGCCCGGGCGGCGACGGCCGTGCTGGTGGACGGGGCGCTGCTGCTCGACCTGACACCGGGCGTGGCGTTCGCGGCGGCGCGGGCCGGGCATTCGCTGGGCGGGGTGCGGCAGGTGCTGCTGTCGCATCCGCACGACGGCCCGGCGGTGGAGGTGCCGGCCGGGCTGCCGCAGCCCGGGCGGGTGCCGGACGGGCGGGAGTTGGCGCTGCTGACGGGACACCGGGTGCGGGCGGTGGCGATGGACGCGGGCGGCACCGGGTACGCGGTGACGGGCCCGGACGGGCAGCGGCTGCTGTACCTGCCGCCGGGCGGAGCCCCGGCGGGCCTGGACGAGGCGACGGCGACCGCGTACCACATGGTGCTCCTGGACGTCGTGGCCCGCCCGGACGCGCTGGCCCGGCTGCGGGCGGTCGGTTCCGTCGGTCCCACGACGGACGTGATCGCCGCCCACCTCGACCACGACGTACCGCCCGGCGCGGAGCTGCGCCGGCGGCTGGCGGCGGCCGGGGCACGGGCGGTGCCGGACGGTACGACGCTGGCGGTGGGGGCGTACGAAAACGTGCCGGACGTGCCGCGCCGGACGCTGGTGCTGGGCGGGGCGCGCTCGGGCAAGTCCGTGGAGGCCGAGCGGCGCCTGGAGTCCTTCCCGGACGTGCTGTACGTGGCGACCGGCGGGACGCGCGGCGGGGACACGGAGTGGGCGTCGCGGGTGGCCGCGCACCGGGAGCGGCGGCCGGGGTCGTGGCGCACGACGGAGACGACGGACCTGGTGCCGCTGCTGGCCGAGGACGGCCCGCCGCTGCTGATCGACTGCCTGTCGCTGTGGCTGACGGACGCCATGGACGCCGTCGGGGCCTGGGACGACGCGGAGTGGGCGGGCGGCGGCGAGAAGTCGCTGCGGGAGCGGGTGCGGGAGCTGACGGACGCCGTGCGCGCCACCCGGCGGACGGTGGTGGCGGTGTCGAACGAGGTGGGTTCGGGGATCGTCCCTGCCACCGCCTCCGGCCGCCGCTACCGGGACGAACTCGGCCGGATGAACGCGGCGTTCGCGGGCGAGTGCGAACAGGTGCTGCTGGTGGTGGCGGGGCAGGCCTGGGTGCTGCGGGGCTGACGGCCCGCGGCAGCGCGGGCGTCATGTGCGGCGGGCGATGATGCGGTACGCGTTCGCGAAGGGGGTGCGGCGCAGCACCGGGGCCAGGGCGTGGTCCAGGGCCGAGGCCGCGCTGACGAGGGGGCTCAGCAGCGCCCGCAGGGGCCGGGGCACCCGGGCCAGGAACAGGGACACGGCCGCTGACAGGTCGTAGGGGATGTGGGCCGGCCGGCGGTCCTTGGCGAGGATCGTGCAGCCGAGGACCTCCAGTTCCCGGCACAGGTTGCCCAGGGGCAGCAGGTGCAGGTGGCGGGGCTGGCCGTACGGGAGCCACCAGCGGCCCAGCAGGAGGCCGAACACGCTTCTCGGGTCCGGGAGTTCGAGAAGCAGATGGCCGCCGGGACGCAGGACGGTCAGGGCCGCGCGGAGTTCGGCGCGCGGGTCGGGGGTGTACTCCAGGTGGTGGAACATGCTGACCACGTCGTAGCGCGCGTACAGGCGCGGCAGGATCCAGGGGTTGGTGAGGTCGCCGACGTGCGCCTCCTCGATCCGGCCCGCCCGGAGCGCCTGTTCGACCCTCGGGGTCGCGTCCAGGCCGTCGAAGGAGGTGTACGGGAACACCTCCCGCGCCGTCTCCGGGAAGCGGGCGTGACCCGTGCCCACGTCCAGCCAGCTCTCCGGCTCGGCCAGCGCCAGCACCGTACGGGCCGCGGCCAGGTGCCGGCGGCGGACCGCCCGGTCGGACAGGGCCCGGTCCGCGAAGCCCTCCAGGTGGCCCGCGTAGAAGGCCAGGTGGTGGAAGGCGAGGCCCTCCGGGGTGAGCCGCGGGTTCTGGAAGGCGTGACCGCAGTCGCGGCACCGGTCCACGGTGTAGGCGCCGGGCGCGAGCCGCCGTCCCCGGGCGGCGGACCGGACCCGGGTGCGCAGGCGCTTGCCGCCGCACCAGGGGCAGTTCGCGCGGCGCGGCTCGTGGTAGGGGTCGGCGGGCGGCTCGGTGTACGGGGTGAGGTGCGAGGTCGGCATGGGCGGCTCCCTGAGCGACATTCCGCTGCAAACCGGAACGTATGGGATCACGATCTTGGGCGCAATGACGTGATGGGGGTGTGGTGGCGATGTGGCGCGGAAGCGGGCGGGCGCGGGCGGTACTGTTCGGCGAATGAGCAGGCTTAATCTGGACGACTTCACCGATCTGATCGAGCGCCCGGACGGGGGCGTGCGCCGTGACGCCGAGGCCCGGCGGGAGCGCCAGATCGTGCCTCCCGGGGCACTGGGGCGCCTTGACGAGCTGGGCGAGTGGCTGGCCGCCGCGCAGAGTGCCGCTCCGGTACGGCCCGTCGAACGACCACGGGTGGTCCTCTTCGCCGGTGACCACGGCATCGCCGAACAGGGCGTCTCGGCGCTGCCCGCGGGCAGCGCCGAGCAGCTGGTGCGGGCGGTGCTGGAGGGTGCGAGCCCGGTGTCCGTGCTCGCACGGCGCTTCGAGGTTCCCGTACGGGTCGTGGACATGGCCCTGGACTGCGAGCCGGACGCCTTCCCCGAGGACGTCGTGCGCCACCGGGTGCGGCGCGGCAGCGGCCGTATCGACATCGAGGACGCGCTCACCCTGCAGGAGGCCGAGGCGGCCCTGCGGGCGGGCATGGCCATCGCCGACGAGGAGGCCGACTCGGGTACGGACCTGGTGGTGCTCGGCGACATCAGCGTGGGCGGGACCACGGCGGCCGCGGTGCTGATCGCGGCGCTGTGCGGGACCGACGCGTCGGTGGTGACCGGGCGGGGCGGGCTCGCGATCGACGACCTGGCGTGGATGCGCAAGTGTGCGGCGATCCGGGACGCGCTGCGCCGGGCCCGGCCGGTGCTCGGGGACCAGTTGCAGCTGCTGGCGACCGTGGGCGGGGCCGACCTGGCCGCGATGACCGGGTTCCTGCTGCAGTGCGCGGTACGGAAGCTGCCGGTGATCCTGGACGGCGTGGTGGCCGCGGCCTGCGCGCTGGTCGGACAGCGGGTGGCCTTCCGGGCGCCGGACTGGTGGCTGGCCGGGCACGACAGCGGCGAGCCGGGGCAGGCGAAGGCGCTGGACCGGATGGCGCTCGAGCCGCTGCTGGAGCAGGGCCTGAAGGTCGGCGAGGGGGCGGGGGCACTGCTGGCGCTGCCGCTGGTCCGCTCGGCCGCGGCGCTCGCGGCAGAGCTTCCCGAGAGGCCGCAGGAGGCTTCCGGGAAGCCGGAGGACGGTTCCGGGAAGGAGCCGGAAGGGACGACGGAATAGTCGGGTTTCGGCCGCAAACCCGTACGCACACCGCAGAGGCCGGAAAAGTACAGTTAGCCAGGGCGGCGCCCATATGATCGTGAACCATGGGAGATGCCCGAATTGCCGCACCACCGCAAGTCGAACCGGATCGTCCGGGTGAGGAGGGGCGGCGGTCCACCGGGGCCTCCCGACGGGCCGCCGCCTTCGCCGTCTGGTATTTGCGGACCGTCGCCTTCATCAACTTCCTCAGCGCGGTCTGGGTCTCGCTCGGACAGGACGTCCGCCGGCACAACCAGGACGACTTCTTCACGCCGTACCTGCTGACGGCCGGTTTCGCCTCGGGTGTGTTCACCGCGTTCCTGGCGATCACCATGCGCCGCCGCAAGCGGGCCGCGTGGATCCTCAACCTGGTGATGAGCGGGGTCTTCCTGGCTCTGTTCGCGTTCGCGATGGCGTTCCCGGAGATCCGGCGGTACGCACAGAACTGGATCTCGCTGGGTCTGACGGCCGCGTTCGTCGGCACACTGCTCGTGGGCCGGCGGGAGTTCTACGCCAAGGGCGACCGCTCCAACCCCCGGCTCGCGGCGACGGTCGCCGTCGGCGGCGGGGTGCTCGCCTCACTGCTGGCGGCGCTGCTGGTGACGGTCACCAACCAGGCGCCGGACGCGGCCCGTTCGACCTTCCTGGAGCGCTGGCACTTCGGCACCCTGCGGCTGGTGTCGGTGGCCGCCGACGAGTCCCGCTTCCCCGGCATCGACCCGCCGAACTGGGCGAACGTCGCGATCAACGTGCTCAGCACGGCCCTCGTCCTCGCCGTGTTCTACGCCGCCTTCCGCTCCCGGCGCGCCGTCGACCCGCTGACCGAGGACGACGAGAAGCGGCTGCGGGCCCTGCTGGACCGGCACGGCGAACGGGACTCGCTGGGCTACTTCGCACTGCGCCGGGAGAAGAGCGTGGTGTGGTCGCCGACCGGGAAGGCGGCCGTCGCCTACCGCGTCGTCGGCGGGGTCTCGCTCGCCTCCGGCGATCCGATCGGGGACCCCGAGGCCTGGCCGGGGGCGATCGCGCCGTGGCTGGCCGAGGCGCGGGTGCACGGC
This region includes:
- a CDS encoding phosphatidylglycerol lysyltransferase domain-containing protein, with product MGDARIAAPPQVEPDRPGEEGRRSTGASRRAAAFAVWYLRTVAFINFLSAVWVSLGQDVRRHNQDDFFTPYLLTAGFASGVFTAFLAITMRRRKRAAWILNLVMSGVFLALFAFAMAFPEIRRYAQNWISLGLTAAFVGTLLVGRREFYAKGDRSNPRLAATVAVGGGVLASLLAALLVTVTNQAPDAARSTFLERWHFGTLRLVSVAADESRFPGIDPPNWANVAINVLSTALVLAVFYAAFRSRRAVDPLTEDDEKRLRALLDRHGERDSLGYFALRREKSVVWSPTGKAAVAYRVVGGVSLASGDPIGDPEAWPGAIAPWLAEARVHGWIPAVMGASEEAGTIYARHGLDALELGDEAIVEVAEFTLEGRAMRTVRQAHNRVKRAGYEVRIRRHADIPADEMTQLVKRADDWRDGATERGFSMALGRLGDPEDGQCVMLECTDTEGRLRALLSFVPWGPHGLSLDLMRRDRDSDNGLMEFMVIELLRRAGEIGITQVSLNFAMFRSVFERGARLGAGPVLRLWRSLLSFFSRWWQIESLYRANAKYRPIWEPRFLLFEKSADLLRIGLASARAEGFLEAPGLPKWLHRRHLDTRR
- a CDS encoding bifunctional adenosylcobinamide kinase/adenosylcobinamide-phosphate guanylyltransferase, encoding MEVTLLGTGVPAGLPRPDCPCAACANALGPDARAATAVLVDGALLLDLTPGVAFAAARAGHSLGGVRQVLLSHPHDGPAVEVPAGLPQPGRVPDGRELALLTGHRVRAVAMDAGGTGYAVTGPDGQRLLYLPPGGAPAGLDEATATAYHMVLLDVVARPDALARLRAVGSVGPTTDVIAAHLDHDVPPGAELRRRLAAAGARAVPDGTTLAVGAYENVPDVPRRTLVLGGARSGKSVEAERRLESFPDVLYVATGGTRGGDTEWASRVAAHRERRPGSWRTTETTDLVPLLAEDGPPLLIDCLSLWLTDAMDAVGAWDDAEWAGGGEKSLRERVRELTDAVRATRRTVVAVSNEVGSGIVPATASGRRYRDELGRMNAAFAGECEQVLLVVAGQAWVLRG
- a CDS encoding class I SAM-dependent methyltransferase, with the translated sequence MARQLDEQIAARFPVGRRLRVLDVGMGQGTQALRLARLGHQVTGVEQDAELVDAAREALAEQPEGIRERVRLVQGDGRDTGVHFLPGSFDVVLCHGVLMYVEEPDALVAGLARMLAPGGLLSLLVRNGDALAMRPGLSGDWAGALAAFETTACLPHARMDSNGGTPARLGPDVRADRLAALTAMLAGLGAPLHAWYGVQVFTDTAADDAPVPPDLETLLAAEERAGRTDPYRTVAALLHLCGVRG
- the cobT gene encoding nicotinate-nucleotide--dimethylbenzimidazole phosphoribosyltransferase translates to MSRLNLDDFTDLIERPDGGVRRDAEARRERQIVPPGALGRLDELGEWLAAAQSAAPVRPVERPRVVLFAGDHGIAEQGVSALPAGSAEQLVRAVLEGASPVSVLARRFEVPVRVVDMALDCEPDAFPEDVVRHRVRRGSGRIDIEDALTLQEAEAALRAGMAIADEEADSGTDLVVLGDISVGGTTAAAVLIAALCGTDASVVTGRGGLAIDDLAWMRKCAAIRDALRRARPVLGDQLQLLATVGGADLAAMTGFLLQCAVRKLPVILDGVVAAACALVGQRVAFRAPDWWLAGHDSGEPGQAKALDRMALEPLLEQGLKVGEGAGALLALPLVRSAAALAAELPERPQEASGKPEDGSGKEPEGTTE
- a CDS encoding DUF3043 domain-containing protein — encoded protein: MFRSRAKEEKAPTDKVPAADSKQPRDPQAPKGRPTPKRSEAQSQRRSVANTPTTRKDAAKRQREDRRQALDRQRQALATGDERYLPARDKGPVRRFARDWVDSRFNVAEFFLPLAVVILVLSVVRVGAIQSIALLLWLVVIVLIVLDAAFSGFRLKKRLAQRFPDQNTRGAVAYALMRSLQMRRLRLPKPQVKRGERP
- a CDS encoding class I SAM-dependent methyltransferase, which translates into the protein MPTSHLTPYTEPPADPYHEPRRANCPWCGGKRLRTRVRSAARGRRLAPGAYTVDRCRDCGHAFQNPRLTPEGLAFHHLAFYAGHLEGFADRALSDRAVRRRHLAAARTVLALAEPESWLDVGTGHARFPETAREVFPYTSFDGLDATPRVEQALRAGRIEEAHVGDLTNPWILPRLYARYDVVSMFHHLEYTPDPRAELRAALTVLRPGGHLLLELPDPRSVFGLLLGRWWLPYGQPRHLHLLPLGNLCRELEVLGCTILAKDRRPAHIPYDLSAAVSLFLARVPRPLRALLSPLVSAASALDHALAPVLRRTPFANAYRIIARRT
- the pspAA gene encoding PspA-associated protein PspAA, which produces MIVRIMGEGQWNLADSHFAELNKLDDELLAEMEGGDEAGFRRTLGALLDSVRRLGTALPDDALEPSELILPTPDASLEEVREMLSDDGLIPG
- a CDS encoding S1C family serine protease, giving the protein MDAFRTRALRTAVPVAALVCCAVLAVGCSPTAAPRAQDTTTTARAAVPMAAADLQNQYQKVIREVLPSVVQIQARRDLGSGVVYDNNGHIVTNAHVVGTEKTFKVTTANNEEPLTASLVYSYPGQDLAVIKLNKVPSGLRAATFGDSEKVDVGQIVLAMGSPLGLSSSVTQGIVSAVGRTVSEIQGNGGTGATIANMVQTSAAINPGNSGGALVNLDGHVIGIPTLAAADPDLGGSAAPGIGFAIPASMVKTIADQIVRNGRVVDSGRAALDITGRTVVNESYQPAGVAVVSVKRGGAAARAGLRQGDIITKLGDDPITTITSLAESLAADRPGQKTSVTYQRDSTTKKVQVKLGEQ
- a CDS encoding PspA/IM30 family protein, with translation MSGVMKRMGMIFRAKANKALDRAEDPRETLDYSYQKQLELLQKVRRGVADVATSRKRLELQLNQLQQQSTKLEDQGRKALALGREDLAREALSRRAALQQQVTDLETQHATLQGEEEKLTLAAQRLQAKVDAFRTKKETIKATYTAAQAQTRIGEAFTGISEEMGDVGLAIQRAEDKTQQLQARAGAIDELLASGALDDPTGTAKDDIAAELDRLSGGTDVELELQRMKAELAGGSPQQAIEGGTGQAQSQQQPQDTPRFDKQ